Sequence from the Neptunomonas japonica JAMM 1380 genome:
GGCGTTAATCGTTACCTGCGCCCAAAACCATTAACAGCTGAAGAAGAAAAAGAACGCGTCAACGCTCGCGAAGAATATAACCAACGCCATATAAACCAGTTGTGGAATACCATCCCTAAAAAAGATGAAGACGATACTGCCACTCAACAAACACGTTACCCATCAGAGCCAGAAGAAAACATTCTCTACTTCATTGAAAAAAATGCTCCATTACTCGAACCCTGGCAACGGGAGATTGTGCGTATTGTACGCAAGATCGCACAATATTTTTACCCACAAAAACAAACCCAAGTAATGAATGAGGGTTGGGCCTGCTTTTGGCATCACACACTGCTACACCAGCTATATGATGAAGGCTTGGTAAATGATGGCTTTATGATGGAGTTCCTCCACTCTCATAGCAGTGTGGTCTACCAACCTTCCTTCGATAGCCCGCACTTCTCGGGAATAAACCCTTATACACTTGGCTATAATATGATGCAGGATATAAGGAGGATCTGCGAAACACCAACACCTGAAGACTATGAATGGTTTCCAGATATTGCCGGTAGTGACTGGAAAGTAACTCTCGACCATGCCATGCGTAACTTCAAAGATGAAAGTTTCATACAACAATTTTTATCGCCTCACCTTATCAGGGAACTAAAGCTTTTTTCCATCGTTGATGATTCAGAGCAACCCGTACTAAAAGTCTCTGCTATTCATAATGAAACGGGCTATCGAAAAATCCGTGAAGAACTTGCAGCGCAATACAACTTAGGAAATAGAGAGCCTAACATTCAAATATATGACGTTGATGTGCGTGGTAACCGCTCACTCACATTGCGACATTTCATACATAATAAACAACCACTCGGAGAAGACACTGAGGAGGTACTAAAGCATATCCATACGCTATGGGGGTTTGATGTCCACCTTGAATCAGTAACGCCCGAAAAAGGAACGGCAGCCAGTTTTCATTGTCCACCCAAAGAGAAGCTTGAGCTCTACTAACCCACCTCGCTATACTCAATTTATAAAGCACGTCCAAATACGGTAGCAGTACTCCTGCTACCGCTTACATTAACGTAAAAACAGAGAATAGATAATGGATTGCCTTTTTTGTAAAATAACTAATAAAGAAATTCCTGCAAAAATCATTTATGAAGATGAGCACGTTATTGCTTTTAATGATATTAACCCACAAGCTCCACTGCATTTTTTAGTCATTCCTAAAAAACATATCAGCACCCTAAATGACATCGAAGAAGCTGATCGCGAGCTGGTCGGACACATGTTAATGAGCGCCAGTAAAATTGCTAAAGATCAAGGTGTTGCAGAGGACGGCTATCGAACTGTGTTTAACTGTAATAGTCATGGCGGACAAACTGTTTATCATATTCATCTACATGTTCTCGCGGGAAAAGCTCTAGGCTGGCCTCCTTATCAAGCAGCCCTAAAACAACCTATTTAAATGTTTTCAAAGAAAAAAGTGAACAAAATATGAACAATTTCATTCATATTTCCTTCATTAAAATATGTATAGACTTCTCCTACCCCAAAAAATTAATGCGCAGGGAAGTCTGTCATGAAAAAGCAAATTTTTACTTTCACCGTTTCAGCTCTAGCTCTTGCAGTACTATCAGGCTGCTCGGCTACTAACAACTCTACTCAGGTGGATATTAAAGATTCTTCTGAGTACAAATCTCTTCAACAAGAACTAGCTTCAGTAAGAAACGCACAGGGCGATACTTCTCAGCTAGAATCTGAAATTGCACGCCTTACTCGTGAAAGCCAGACAACTAGTTTGCTACCACCAAATCCTAAAGCGGGTGAGTGTTATGCTCGTGTTGTTATCCCTGCTAAATACACTATGGCATCAGAAACTGTTCAAGTTCGTGCAGCAGGCCAGCGTATTGAAACAACAGCTCCTCAATACGGTTATGTTGAGCAGCGCGTCTTAGTAAAAGATGCTTACGAACGCCTTGAAGTTATTCCAGCGACTTACAAAAATGTAACAGAGACAATTGAAGTTGCTGAAGCATCAGAACAGTTAGTTCGTGTCCCTGCAAAATACAAAACAGTAACAGAAAAAATTCTTGTGCGTCCTGCGCACACTGAATGGAAAAAAGGCACAGGTCCTATCCAGAAAGTTGATGCTGGAACCGGCGAAATTATGTGTTTAGTTGAAGTACCAGCCGTATACAAAACAGTTACAAAAACAGTCATGATTGCACCTGAATCTGTTAAAACAGTTGCGGTACCTGGTAAAAGCCAGACAATTAGCCGTCGTGTAGTTGACCAGCCTGCAGCGACTCGTAAAATCGTTGTTCCAGCGGTATACAAGACTATTAAGGTTCGTAAACTAGCTAAAGCAGCACAGCAAACAGCTATTGCTATTCCTGCTGAGTACAAAACAGTTGAGAAACGCGCAAAAGTTAGCGATGCATATCTAGAATGGCGTTCTATTCTTTGCGAAACAAACACTCAGCCTAGCCTAATCCGTGACCTTCAGCGTGCTCTAAAAACTAAAGGTTATAACCCAGGTAAGATCGATGGTGTATTAGGCCGCGATACCATGGCTGCTGTTAACTCTTACCAAAAAGCTAAAGGCATGGCTTCTGGTCAGCTAACAATCAACACATTGAAATCATTAGGCGTTGCTATCTAAGCACGCTTAAGACTCCCCTTTTTAAAGCCCACATTAGTGGGCTTTTTTTATACACCGCTTATAAAACCCATCATATGTCATAGCTAATATCACTCCAATAATTCACTAAGTAGCCAAGCAGCAATCGTCCACATCATAACGCCCACCAACGCCTCCACCCAACGCCATACCGCGGGCTTTGCGAGCCAAGGAGACAACGCTTTTGCTAACAGTGTTAACAAAACAAACCACGAAAACGAAGCTAATATCGCTCCTATCCAAAAGCTATACTTTTCGCTTCCGGTAAATTGATTACCTAAGCTACCGAGCAGAACCACAGTATCCAAATACACATGTGGATTTAAGCAACTAACGGCCAGTGTTGTTATCAAGGCCGATTTCAAGCTACCTTTTGCTTGGCTTGCGGTTAACGCTGCTGGCATCAAAAATGCTTTAAAAGCGCAAAATCCATAACCAAACAAGAAAATAAAACCTCCTATCTGGATTACGGTAAGAGCATTGGGCCAATGTTGAATGACAACACCAGCACCCACCATTCCTAGGCTAATTAAGATCGCATCAACAAGAAAGCATGTAGCTGCCACAGGCCAATGGTGCTGGCGCTTTACGCCTTGAGCTAGCACAAAAGCATTCTGTGCTCCTAACGCGATGATTAATGCAGCTGCTGCCATATAACCTTTAGCTATGAAAAAAATCATGTTTTCACCCTGAACTAAGACTGGTAGATATGATGCGTGAGGAATAGAATCAATAAAAACTAATGATTTTAATATTTGATTAGAAATTCTTATGATTGATTATAAACAGCTTAAAGCGCTTTCTACTGTTATTGAAGAGCAAAACTTCGATAGAGCAGCATTACGCCTTCATATTACACAGTCAGCTGTTTCCCAACGTATTAAACAGTTAGAAGAAATGGTTGGGCAAACATTACTCGTTCGTTCGCATCCCATCACCCCTACACAAGCAGGGCAAGCATTACTAAAGCATTATCGTCAAATAGAAATATTGCAAAATGAAGTGATGTCAGAGCTTAATCCAGTATTACAGTCAGGGCACATTCGACTAGCCATTGCTGTTAATGCTGATAGCCTAGCCACTTGGTTTTTGCCCGCTGTTGACCCTATTTTAAAACAACATAATGTTCTACTTGACCTTAAAGTTGACGACCAAGACCAAACTCAACAATTGTTGCGTAGCGGAGAGGTCATGGGATGTATTACCTCTAGCTCATCGCCCTTACAAGGTTGTCACTGTATCCCTTTAGGTATTGCGGTGTACCGCTGTCTCGCCTCACCTGAATATACCAAACGCTACTTACCCAATGGCTGTGATAGAAGCAGCTTAATGCATGCACCTATTGTAGAATACAATCATAAAGACGCACTGCAACATCGTTATTTAAATCGTTTTTTTGATCTATCATCTGGTGACTACCCTACGCATCGAGTACCTTCATATAGCGCTTTTGTCGATATGACAATTAGAGGGTTTGCAGCAGGAATGATACCTGACCAACAAGCTACTCCTTATATAAAATCAGGCCAACTTATTGATATTAATCCAGGATATTATTTATCTGTGCCACTTTATTGGCATACCTGGAATCTTAAAACGCCTTTAGAGAACGAACTAACCAGCGCTCTATTAAAGCAAGGGACAATAGACTTAGACGCTTTTTCAAAACACCCAATACTAACATCACCATAATAATCATTAGACTTTATGATATAAGTCACCAAAACATTTGTTGCACCGCGTCATATTCATGACATTGTACTAAACTACACTACAAATACATTCTAGTACGTTACAACACTAGATAATCCTTGAGTTTAGGTAAATTGATCATGATTCTTAAAGAAAAGCCTCCTGTACATAACCAGCTTGAGTTTTTTATTGAGGAGGCTGTTAAAGCTCGCCCCATTCGCACCGCTGTTGTTCACCCGGTGGACCATAATGGCTTAATGGGAGCTATTGAAGCGGCCGAGCACAACTTAATTGTCCCCGTTTTAATTGGTCCTAAAAGTAAAATTTTAGCTGCCGCAGAAAAAGATAATTTAAACATTGCAGATTATGAAATTATTGATGTAGAGCACAGTCATGCCGCTGCAGAAAAAGCCTGTGAGCTTGCAAGACAAGCTAACGTCGAAGCGATTATGAAGGGTGACTTAGGGAGCTCAGAACTTATCAGCGCCGTTATTCACAAAACGAAGGGAATTCGTACTGAACGCCGCCTTAGTCATGTTTTTGTCTTTGATATCCCCAACTACCATAAGCCCTTAGTCATTACTGATGCGGCTATTAATGTGGTACCGAACTTAATGACCAAACGCGATATTGTGCAAAACTCTGTCGATTTTTGTCGTGCTCTGGGAATAACAGAACCTAAAGTAGCCCTGTTGGCCGCGGTAGAAAAAGTTAAAGCCTACATGCCAAGCACTATCGATGCCGCATGCCTTTGTAAAATGGCTGATCGAGGACAAATAACCAACGCTCTATTAGATGGACCATTGGCGTTTGATAATGCAATTTCCTTACAAGCAGCTATCGATAAGCACATCACATCTTCAGTTTCAGGTGATGCTGATATCCTCCTTGCTCCTGATCTAGAATCTGCCAATATGATTGCTAAACAGTTAATCTATCTGGCAGATGCAAAGTCAGCAGGTATTGCCTTGGGCGCCAAAGTGCCCATTATTTTGACTAGCCGTGCAGAGACTCCTTTAGGCCGTATGGCTTCCTGTGCATTGGCATCTCACATGGTTCATCATCCAGTATCGTAAGAATATAATATGCAAACAATTCTGACTATTAACGGCGGCTCCTCTAGCCTCAAGTGCTCTCTCTTCAAATCAGGAGAACATCAGGTCACCCCTATTTACCAGTTTAAACTGGGCAATATTATGGGTGAGCCTCGAATTACATTAACAGATGGCGGTGGTAATAAAATCACACCTCCAAAAGTTGATTTTAGTGATATAGAGAAAACCCAACGACATAAAGCATCACTCAGCGTCGTCTTAGATTGGCTTACGCAACAGGTACCCCATTTAAAGCTCACTGCTTTTGGGCACCGTGTGGTCCACGGTGGCGAGCAATATAGCACCCCTATTTTAATTGATAAGTATAAAGTAAATCAGTTAAAAGCTTTTATTCCACTTGCTCCCCTACACCAACCTTATAACTTATTACTCATTGAAGCGTGCCACACACTGGCTCCAGAACTACCACAAGTAGCTTGTTTCGATACCATGTTTCACGTAGGCCAGCCTGCCGTTGAGCGCCAATATGCGATTCCTCGTAAATTCACGCAGGAAGGCATACAGCGATACGGCTTTCATGGTTTGTCTTATGAGTATATTCAGATGAGTTTGGGCAACCTTTCTGAAGAAGCAAGAATAGCCAAAACTATTATTTGCCACCTTGGCGCGGGTGCCAGTATGTGTGCAGTCAAGCAGGGAAAAAGCATCGCCTCAACTATGGGCTTTACTGCTGTTGATGGTTTACCTATGGGTAGCCGGTGCGGAAACCTTGATCCAGGTGTTCTTCTATATCTGCAACGCCATCATAACATGGACACAGATGCACTCGAAAAGATGATTTATCAAGAAAGCGGCTGGCTGGGCGTCTCTGGCGTCTCTTCAGACATGCTAGCACTACATAATGCTCATACACCTGAAGCAGAAGAAGCGATTGATATGCTGGCTTATCGTATCGCACTAGAATTGGGCCGTCTTTCAGCTGCTCTAGAAGGGCTAGATCAAATCGTCTTTACCGGTGGTGTGGGCGAAAACGATGCGGATTTGCGTAAACGGATTTTAGATCGCAGCCAATGGTTAGGCGTTCAGCTAAATGATAAAGCCAATATCAACAACCTATCTACTATTAACGAAGAGTCCAGCAACGTTGTCGTTAGAGTTATACCGACAAATGAAGAAGCTATGATTGCTATTCACACAACTGAAGTCATCGGTAGCTAAAGCTAATAACGCAGTAACTAAAAATCAGCCCCCCTCTAGATTAAAGGAATAATCAGGGGGAGGTTATCAATGCTCATTGCCACCATAAATCCACATCGCTTCTGCCATTCCCGCCTTTTCAAAACCTAAGCTTTTATAAAAGCCTACTGCACTACAATCAGCTGTTAACATTTGCTGATGAAAACCTGCATACTTTGTTTGCATCGCTTCCATTAATTTTCGCCCAATTCCGCGGCCGTGATAAGTAGGATGAACCAACATATGAGGGTAATAAACAACCAAACAGCCATCTGAAATAGCATTAGCTAATCCAACTAACTTGCCATCAAGACGCGCTGTCACTAAAGCATCAGATTTACGTAACGCACGCATCAATAGATCAGGTTTTTCAGCAGAGGACCAATGATTCTCGCAGTACAGCTCCAGTACTTCATCTTGCCCAATCACATCATCCATACTTACATTAATCACCTTAACCTATCACTCCTGTAATTCAAGAATACATTTGAGTACATCAGCCAATGCTTTTCCCAGCACTTGGTGCTGATCTTCATCAAGATGTATTCCATCCACCCGACTCGCATCTGTTACATCTGCAGAATCATAGAAATAGACCTGCTGCTCTTCAGCAACAGCTTTTAAAGCCTTAGCCAAGCCAACACACTTAAGTTCGGCACCTTCAAACTTTGCTGAAACAGGCCCTTTAGGGACAAGCATTTTTGGTGGGGCAACTACTAAGATCTCAGGCACAGACATTCCAGGCTCTAACGGAGCCTGACGAATAATACTAATTAGCTTCGACATGCCTTGTGCAGACATCCAAGCATTATTGGTATGCATGACTTGAAAATCATTTGTACCCAGCACCAGCACAACCAATGACAAAGGAGCACTTATTTCAATAAGCTGAGCCAACCCTTCTGAGCCATCACGGCCTGCTTTAAAAGGATCACTCCATACAGTACGACGCCCATTAAGGCAGTTTTCGGTGACTCTAACGGCTACTCCATGGTCTTGAAGTTGATTTTCAAGCACGCCAGGCCAGCGCTTATCAAAAGAGAAACGCTTTCTGCTGTTAGGAATAATTCCCCAAGAAAGAGAATCACCATACACTAAAATATGCTTCATCATGCCACCCTTAACAGGTTAGCCAGTTCAGAGCTGTTATCGTTGCTTATCGGCTAAACTTGGCGCTGTCTTGCCGCTTCAAATAAACACACACCGGTTGCCACTGATACATTCAAGCTACTAACTTCACCCGCCATAGGGATTTTAACTAAAAAATCACATCCGTCACGCGTCAGCCGACGCATGCCCTTCCCTTCAGCGCCCATAACAAGTGCCATAGGCCCTGTCAGGTTTGCTTGATATACCATCTGCTTAGCTTCACCCGCCGTGCCTGTGATCCAAATACCTCTTTTCTGAAGCTCCTGTAAGGTGCGAGCAAGGTTAGTCACTTGAACATAAGGCATTACTTCAGCCGCACCGCACGCTACTTTTGAAACAGTTGCATTCAGCGGTGCCGATTTATCTTTAGGGGCGATAACCGCATGCACCCCCGCAGCATCCGCAGTACGTAAACAAGCACCCAAATTATGTGGGTCAGTTACGCCATCAAGCACCAATAAAAAGGGAGCCTCATCGAGCTTATCTAACAATTGATAAAGAAAACGCTCAGTCTTGGATTCAATAGGCTTACAAAAAGCAATAACGCCTTGATGGACACCTCCTTGAGCTAATTCATCGAGTTTGGGCCTTGATACACGCTCGACACTGATGTCCCCAGCGTCCTCAAGTAATTGGTTAAGGCGCTCATCTTCGCGCCCTTTAAGCAGCATGATGCGTTGGACTCGAAAAGCATCATATTTGAGTGTGGTCTTTACTGCATGAAAACCAAATACTAATTCAGACTGCATTATTTTTCTCATCTGCTTGATTATCTAATTTAAGCCAGTCAGCTGACTGCTCTTGAACCAAGGTCATTAGGGCCGCAATGAACGCCGGCGAGCTGTTTACTGCCGGAATATATTGGTATGACTCGCCGCCGGCCTTGTGAAAGACTTCTTTGTTTTCTTCAGCTATCTCTTCTAGTGTTTCAAGACAGTCTGCTGTAAAAGCAGGACAAACAACATCAACCGCTTTTACTTGTTTCTGAGCAAGGCTTTCCAAGGTTTTGTCAGTATATGGCTGTAACCATTGCGCCGGACCAAAGCGTGACTGAAAAGTTGTTACCCATTCGTTTTCAGAAAGACCTAGTGCTTTCGCTACCAATACAGATGTTTGGTGACATTGCTGCGGATAAGGGTCTCCTTTATCTGCATATTCCTTTGGAATACCATGATAAGACAGCATTAACTTTTCAGCGGGCTGCGCCGATTGACGAAATAAGCGAATACTTTGAGCCAAAGAATTGATGTATGCCGGATGATTATAGAATGACTTTACTATACGAATATCAAGTACTTCACGGCGACCTAACTGAAAGCGAGCCACCTGATCATAAATCGGTGCGGTAGTTGTTGCAGAATATTGTGGGTACATTGGAATAATTAACACCCGCTGGTAGCCATGGCCGGCCAATGATTCCAAACGCTCCTTTAAGCTTGGTGAGCCATAGGTCATTCCCGCAAATACGCAAGGTGCTGTTTCATAATTCTGTTGTAAGAGTAATTGCAGCTCGGTCACTTGCTCATTCAGAATCTTTCGCATTGGGGAATCATCTTCCCATATAGAGCGATATAACTTTGCTACCTTACGTGGCCGCAAGTTTAAAATAATAAAATTCAGAACAGCTAACCATGCAATACGTCTTAAGCCTTTCCCTTCGACAACACGAGAATCCGAAAGAAACTCACGAAGATAACGTTTTACCGCACTCGCTTCTGGTTTATCTGGCGTACCTAGGTTTGTCAGTATAACCGCTGTTTTTATTGAATCCGACATGTGGATTATCTGCTTAAAATTAAAAGCATCTATTATCCAGAAGAAGCGTCCAAAAACCCAGCACTGCTTTCACTGAACAGACTAAAATAAAAAAGCCGCATAAAGCGGCTTTTTTTTGAAAATTTGTAAGCTCATCTTGTACGACTATGCTAAGCCTGCAAATACACCGTCACGAATATCATCTACACTACCTACACCAGCAACATAAACATACTTAGGTGCGTTAGCTTCCTTCGCTTCAACCCAACCTTGATAGTATGAAATTAATGGTGCTGTCTGATCATGGTAAATTCGCAAACGATCACGCACTATGCTTTCAACATCATCAGCACGTTGTACTAGATCTTCTCCAGTAACGTCATCCTTACCTTCCACTTTTGGAGCGTTAAATACAAGGTGGTAAGTACGCCCTGATCCAGGATGAACACGACGACCGCTCATACGCTTAATAATTTCTTCATCAGCCACATCAATTTCCACAACAGCATCAATAATCACGCCAGCATCTTTCAATGCATCTGCTTGAGGAATAGTGCGTGGGAAACCATCAAACAAGAAACCGTTTTCACAATCCGCTTCACTAATACGCTCTTTTACCAGCCCAATGATCAGGTCATCAGAAACTAGCTCACCGGCATCCATTACTGCTTTGGCTTTAATACCTAAAGGCGTTCCTGCTTTTACAGCCGCCCGCAGCATGTCGCCAGTTGAGATCTGAGGAATACCGTACTTCTCGGTTATGTACTGCGCTTGAGTGCCTTTACCAGCGCCTGGTGCGCCAAGAAGAATAATACGCATTAAGGATGTCCCCTGCTCTAACTATTAAAAATGAATTTGTTTAGTGTATTCGATCAAACCATTTATAAGCGGTCTGCTTCGCTCTGTACGTTTTAAGCCCAACGCAACTTACACAATATTGGATATGAACCATACTGGGGCATAAGAATGCCGACAATTCGACATTAGCACTAGCACCGCTTCCAACTAATGGTGTAAACCGGCAATCATCTTGCTAAAAAACGTATATATTTCAAATACCGACACGCGAGAGTAAGCCAAAGTTGCCTTTGGCTCAAGCCCACATAAAAATTAACCCGTATTACGCATACCTGCAGATATACCCGCCATTGTTACCATCAAAGCATGCTCAAGGCGCTGATCTGGATGATTTCGATCACGATAAAGCAGCTCAGCCTGCAAAAAATGTAATGGGTCTATATAAGGATTTCGAACATCAATTGATTGCTGAATAACGGGGTTAGCTGCTAACAAACCTTCACTCTGTTTAATATCCAGTACCTTTTCGACTGCCACATTCATGCGATTTCGTAGGCTAGAACCTAACACTTTAAGCTCTTCAGAGACTAATCGAGATTCATAATACTCTGTCAATCGCGTATCACTTTTTGCCAACACCATTTCCAGCATATCGACGTAGGAACGAAAGAATGGCCATTTTTCATACATATCATGCAATAAAGGCAACTCATTATTACGCACCGCTGTTTCCAATGCTGTATCTGAACCTAACCACGCGGGTAACATAAGGCGAATCTGCGTCCAAGCAAAAATCCATGGAATAGCACGTAAGCTTTCAACACCGCCATCCGCTTTCCGTTTCGCCGGACGAGACCCCAAAGGTAACTTACTAAGCTCCTGCTCTGGTGTTACTGCGCGAAAGTAAGGTACGAATTGCGAATCATGGCGTACCACTGATCGATAGGCTTGTAGGCCTGTTTCAGCCATCTTCTCCATCTGATCACGCCAAACATTTTGCGGCAACGGCGCAGGAGAAAGCGTTGCAGCCAACACCGCTC
This genomic interval carries:
- a CDS encoding SGNH/GDSL hydrolase family protein produces the protein MKHILVYGDSLSWGIIPNSRKRFSFDKRWPGVLENQLQDHGVAVRVTENCLNGRRTVWSDPFKAGRDGSEGLAQLIEISAPLSLVVLVLGTNDFQVMHTNNAWMSAQGMSKLISIIRQAPLEPGMSVPEILVVAPPKMLVPKGPVSAKFEGAELKCVGLAKALKAVAEEQQVYFYDSADVTDASRVDGIHLDEDQHQVLGKALADVLKCILELQE
- the hemH gene encoding ferrochelatase → MSDSIKTAVILTNLGTPDKPEASAVKRYLREFLSDSRVVEGKGLRRIAWLAVLNFIILNLRPRKVAKLYRSIWEDDSPMRKILNEQVTELQLLLQQNYETAPCVFAGMTYGSPSLKERLESLAGHGYQRVLIIPMYPQYSATTTAPIYDQVARFQLGRREVLDIRIVKSFYNHPAYINSLAQSIRLFRQSAQPAEKLMLSYHGIPKEYADKGDPYPQQCHQTSVLVAKALGLSENEWVTTFQSRFGPAQWLQPYTDKTLESLAQKQVKAVDVVCPAFTADCLETLEEIAEENKEVFHKAGGESYQYIPAVNSSPAFIAALMTLVQEQSADWLKLDNQADEKNNAV
- a CDS encoding LysR family transcriptional regulator ArgP gives rise to the protein MIDYKQLKALSTVIEEQNFDRAALRLHITQSAVSQRIKQLEEMVGQTLLVRSHPITPTQAGQALLKHYRQIEILQNEVMSELNPVLQSGHIRLAIAVNADSLATWFLPAVDPILKQHNVLLDLKVDDQDQTQQLLRSGEVMGCITSSSSPLQGCHCIPLGIAVYRCLASPEYTKRYLPNGCDRSSLMHAPIVEYNHKDALQHRYLNRFFDLSSGDYPTHRVPSYSAFVDMTIRGFAAGMIPDQQATPYIKSGQLIDINPGYYLSVPLYWHTWNLKTPLENELTSALLKQGTIDLDAFSKHPILTSP
- a CDS encoding SpoVR family protein, whose translation is MKKQPISTGAEWTFELIEAYDREISRIAADFGLDTYPNQIEVITSEQMMDAYASVGMPLNYHHWSYGKQFVETEQRYKRGQMGLAYEIVINSNPCIAYLMEENTMTMQALVIAHACYGHNSFFKGNYLFQTWTDASAIVDYLVFAKRYIAQCEERHGIDEVESLLDASHALMNYGVNRYLRPKPLTAEEEKERVNAREEYNQRHINQLWNTIPKKDEDDTATQQTRYPSEPEENILYFIEKNAPLLEPWQREIVRIVRKIAQYFYPQKQTQVMNEGWACFWHHTLLHQLYDEGLVNDGFMMEFLHSHSSVVYQPSFDSPHFSGINPYTLGYNMMQDIRRICETPTPEDYEWFPDIAGSDWKVTLDHAMRNFKDESFIQQFLSPHLIRELKLFSIVDDSEQPVLKVSAIHNETGYRKIREELAAQYNLGNREPNIQIYDVDVRGNRSLTLRHFIHNKQPLGEDTEEVLKHIHTLWGFDVHLESVTPEKGTAASFHCPPKEKLELY
- the rlmB gene encoding 23S rRNA (guanosine(2251)-2'-O)-methyltransferase RlmB — protein: MQSELVFGFHAVKTTLKYDAFRVQRIMLLKGREDERLNQLLEDAGDISVERVSRPKLDELAQGGVHQGVIAFCKPIESKTERFLYQLLDKLDEAPFLLVLDGVTDPHNLGACLRTADAAGVHAVIAPKDKSAPLNATVSKVACGAAEVMPYVQVTNLARTLQELQKRGIWITGTAGEAKQMVYQANLTGPMALVMGAEGKGMRRLTRDGCDFLVKIPMAGEVSSLNVSVATGVCLFEAARQRQV
- a CDS encoding histidine triad nucleotide-binding protein, yielding MDCLFCKITNKEIPAKIIYEDEHVIAFNDINPQAPLHFLVIPKKHISTLNDIEEADRELVGHMLMSASKIAKDQGVAEDGYRTVFNCNSHGGQTVYHIHLHVLAGKALGWPPYQAALKQPI
- a CDS encoding bifunctional enoyl-CoA hydratase/phosphate acetyltransferase produces the protein MILKEKPPVHNQLEFFIEEAVKARPIRTAVVHPVDHNGLMGAIEAAEHNLIVPVLIGPKSKILAAAEKDNLNIADYEIIDVEHSHAAAEKACELARQANVEAIMKGDLGSSELISAVIHKTKGIRTERRLSHVFVFDIPNYHKPLVITDAAINVVPNLMTKRDIVQNSVDFCRALGITEPKVALLAAVEKVKAYMPSTIDAACLCKMADRGQITNALLDGPLAFDNAISLQAAIDKHITSSVSGDADILLAPDLESANMIAKQLIYLADAKSAGIALGAKVPIILTSRAETPLGRMASCALASHMVHHPVS
- a CDS encoding acetate/propionate family kinase, with product MQTILTINGGSSSLKCSLFKSGEHQVTPIYQFKLGNIMGEPRITLTDGGGNKITPPKVDFSDIEKTQRHKASLSVVLDWLTQQVPHLKLTAFGHRVVHGGEQYSTPILIDKYKVNQLKAFIPLAPLHQPYNLLLIEACHTLAPELPQVACFDTMFHVGQPAVERQYAIPRKFTQEGIQRYGFHGLSYEYIQMSLGNLSEEARIAKTIICHLGAGASMCAVKQGKSIASTMGFTAVDGLPMGSRCGNLDPGVLLYLQRHHNMDTDALEKMIYQESGWLGVSGVSSDMLALHNAHTPEAEEAIDMLAYRIALELGRLSAALEGLDQIVFTGGVGENDADLRKRILDRSQWLGVQLNDKANINNLSTINEESSNVVVRVIPTNEEAMIAIHTTEVIGS
- a CDS encoding LysE/ArgO family amino acid transporter, giving the protein MIFFIAKGYMAAAALIIALGAQNAFVLAQGVKRQHHWPVAATCFLVDAILISLGMVGAGVVIQHWPNALTVIQIGGFIFLFGYGFCAFKAFLMPAALTASQAKGSLKSALITTLAVSCLNPHVYLDTVVLLGSLGNQFTGSEKYSFWIGAILASFSWFVLLTLLAKALSPWLAKPAVWRWVEALVGVMMWTIAAWLLSELLE
- a CDS encoding GNAT family N-acetyltransferase, which gives rise to MINVSMDDVIGQDEVLELYCENHWSSAEKPDLLMRALRKSDALVTARLDGKLVGLANAISDGCLVVYYPHMLVHPTYHGRGIGRKLMEAMQTKYAGFHQQMLTADCSAVGFYKSLGFEKAGMAEAMWIYGGNEH
- the adk gene encoding adenylate kinase, with product MRIILLGAPGAGKGTQAQYITEKYGIPQISTGDMLRAAVKAGTPLGIKAKAVMDAGELVSDDLIIGLVKERISEADCENGFLFDGFPRTIPQADALKDAGVIIDAVVEIDVADEEIIKRMSGRRVHPGSGRTYHLVFNAPKVEGKDDVTGEDLVQRADDVESIVRDRLRIYHDQTAPLISYYQGWVEAKEANAPKYVYVAGVGSVDDIRDGVFAGLA
- a CDS encoding peptidoglycan-binding domain-containing protein, with the translated sequence MKKQIFTFTVSALALAVLSGCSATNNSTQVDIKDSSEYKSLQQELASVRNAQGDTSQLESEIARLTRESQTTSLLPPNPKAGECYARVVIPAKYTMASETVQVRAAGQRIETTAPQYGYVEQRVLVKDAYERLEVIPATYKNVTETIEVAEASEQLVRVPAKYKTVTEKILVRPAHTEWKKGTGPIQKVDAGTGEIMCLVEVPAVYKTVTKTVMIAPESVKTVAVPGKSQTISRRVVDQPAATRKIVVPAVYKTIKVRKLAKAAQQTAIAIPAEYKTVEKRAKVSDAYLEWRSILCETNTQPSLIRDLQRALKTKGYNPGKIDGVLGRDTMAAVNSYQKAKGMASGQLTINTLKSLGVAI